The DNA window ACCTCAGAAATTAGAAAGCAAGGTAAATTTTGCAAAACAAACTTCATAGAAAGACAGCGGCTTCCGAAAAAATTATTTCAGATGACTCCTCTTGGCACTGGGATGGATCTGATggtggagtgtttgtgtggagAAAGCCAGGagctatatgtggttgaaatgacagtaaaatcttcttgacttgaatcCTGTCTTTCAATTTACTGTTTAATCCACACCTAGAAAAAATGGCAATTCTGAATCCACAGCAGCTCAAGCAGGTaagaaatgtaaattattttattagcaattcaacttttttatttactatctAATGTGTATTTACTAATTTATATGTAACTCATCTGCTATATAATGTTGTCTATACGATGTTAATCCCTTAGAGAGGAAATGTTAAATGAGAAGAAACCgcttaattttaaattaacatataaaagataaatgaaGTTGAAGGAAAAAGCATGAAATTAAGACTGtcatacaataataaaacttatatgtgtgtgtgtgtgtgtgtgtgtgtgtgtgtgtgtgtgtgtgtgtgtgtgtgtgtgtgtgtgtgtgtgtgtgtgtgtgtgtgtgtgtgtgtgtgtgtttgtgtaggtacagtatatatgtgtgtgtgtgtgtgtgtgtgtgtgtgtgtgtgtgtgtgtgtgtgtgtgtgtgtgtgtgtgtgtgtgtgtgtgtgtgtgtgtgtgtgtgtgtgtgtaggtatatatgtgtgtgtccactgcatgTGAAAAATAGACTTTACAATCTAAGTGTGACATTcatataaagggaaaaaaattctaTCTGAATGAAGATGCCTGTATACAATAAAGAGccaaacaattattttaatgaaaccAAATCTTTGTCAGAATAGCTCTAGAgtttagtgtgttagtgagtgtcaCTTACTTGTACTGTAGGTAAAAGATAACTAGAGACTGAACTCATGTAGCTATGGTGAGAACTTCATTACAGGACGGCAAGCGAGTttagagagactgaaagagtgAATGAGAAATTAATCAATCAAGGTAAAAAACTTATTTATAGACAGTAATGGGTTGTTATTGAACAGAGGAACATTGCACAAACAGAGGGATTGTGTTGTTTGAATTCAGATGCCTTCTGTTGAGCCCTTTCATTCATGCCAaaagccagaaatgtaaatgtaaaatgtaaaggaGCACAAAAGAGAAATTTTCATGTCAGGGTATGTAAAACAGGGTGCACCACCCAAAAGTGAAAACTTCTCTCTCCTGAAGATTTTTCTGTGCTAGAAATCTTTACAAATCATTGtgactgacactgaagactcttTTTACCATCCAGCATGTTCTATAAATGTCTGCtaacaaaaaataatgttataattttaTGATCAAACAATTAATGAGCAAACAATCTCATTCTTCAGCAAACAATACAGCAGCAGACATTAGAGACTGAGCTGAATTGTTTTAAATAGCAAAATAGGCTTAATGGAACAGTTTGGAGAATTTGTTTTGACCTCTCCATCATTGTCCAGCTCCAACCTATTGTTCTGCTATACTGCACTTTCATACTGTAAACTGTGAGAATTTGCACTTAACCATATTTGCACATtctaatgtttcttttttaatatttaatcttcttatttcttatttcttatttatttatttatttatttatttatttatttatttatttatttatttatttattaattattattcatgcTCAATTTTTCATAGAATCTAACCACAGGGGTTGCAAGCCAGGTTGCCATAATGTGAGACATATCTGTTTCTTTTctacaacatttaaaaattaaaattgatttgtgtagcacttttaacaattgacatagccttaaagcagctttttcagaacataaacataaaaccaaaggttaatataaagattaatataatacaaaaattctagattaatattagatatatttaaatgtctttgtatttatccctaatgagcaagtctgaggtgactcaggtgactgtggtgaggaaaaactcccgtAGATGTTCCATtaaaccttgagaggagccaTATTCAAGGGagaactcatcctcatctgggtgacactggagagtgtgattataaatatacagtctgacaaatgttgaattgatgaggaggttgttgtcctcaaagaccacatggagttggcatctcctattagtatgtccgaatacttcatgaagcagagtccaactggagctggtaaatctctaaaTGTCTTGGGATTCTCACatcctcatctcagtgaaggtccaaaatcttcatggcacggaagacagtctgagctggtacaatttctggatggcTCGGGATGCGTAGAGAGacagaagcagtggagaggagtTAGTGTAGCTCcggttcataatattagcactAGATGCATTGCAAGCACTAGATGTGAATatattagagcacaatattatgggaagtattatgtgtatgcctgactaaagaggtaagtgtttaatgtacatttaatctgggaaagtgtgtctgagccccgaacactatcaggaagagtATTCCAAattttgggagctaaataagaaaacaccataccacctttagtagacttagatattctgtgAACTACCAGAATTCCTAAGTTTTGTGATCTGAGAGAGCGtaaaggattgtaacgtgttagaagactacagtagttagatacatgggaacTAAACCATTAAGGGCCTTTTACGTAAGTAGcatcagtttgtaatcaattctaaacttaacaggtagccagtgtaaagatgataaaattggggttatatggtcatactttcttgtcctagtgagaactctatcagctgcattttggactaactgtagcctatttattaaagatgcaggacaaccacctagtaatgcattacaatagtccagtctagaggtcatggaCCAGCATGAACTAGCTTATCAGCATCAGATAAtgataggatgtttcttagcttggcaaaatttctaaggtggaagaaggctgtttttgtaatataagTGATATGATGTTaaaagacaggttgctgtctaatataacacccaggtctttcactgtcgagctactagttaCAGAACATCCCTCaaaatggaagttgaattgtgagagatCCTTTGTACTagtttttggaccgataagtagtatCAGAAGTATTTACATCAGTAGTATCTTATCAGAATTTaccaacagaaaattacaggtcatccaatcatttatttatttaatgcactCAGTTAATTTAAACTATTTAGATATTTCATCTTGTTTTTATGAGATACATTACTGGGTTTCTTCAGCATAACAATGAAAACTAATTCCATgccttctaataatgttccctaatggaagcatgtatatcgaaaaaagcagaggtcctataactgatccttgagggaccccataattaactggcaataatctggaggattcaccatttaattctacaaaatggtattgatcagacaggtaggatctaaaccaacttaaagcctgtccatgaatacctgtgtaacttggacaatttagctatttcatctttttttgaTTAGATATATCACTGGGtttcatcagcataacaatggaaactaatcccttGTCTTTTAATGATGTTTCTTAAGtgatgcatgtacagtatattgagaaaagcagaggtcctagaactgatcaaTAAGgaaccccataattaactggaaTTACTGTAATCTGGAGGATtaaccatttaattctacaaagtGGTAttgatcagacaggtaggatataaaccaacttaaagcctgtacctgtagtaataagtttatctagctcttcctgtcctgtactagTAAGTATAGGACAGgactgtagttgtgagtgtagagcctccggtgagactgggtcacgaGATGCTGTCAAGGGTTGAACATCAGCTATTTTTCAATTGAATCTTTTAATTTttagtgaagaatctcataaaatcctcactactaaACTATGAtagaatagtgtgttcagatctgtttgtttttttgtttttttttaatctagccactgtgctaaataaaaacctgcgattgttttgttttttttctatgggTTTGCTCAgatgctcagccctagcagcttttataTGCAATTTGTACTCTTCAAATGAACCAGAATGCAGCTGTGACTTGTTTTTAACATGAAGAGGTTCTTATACACCACCCTACTGCTGTGTGCaatccactggcttcctgtagctgcatgTACGAAAAAGCTGCCTATCTTCAAACAACAGGTAAACACCTACATCTTCTTGAAACACTTAAATCAGTGCTGATttacctgtttttctttttatgtatttaaagaaaaatggcTCCCATCAAAGTTCTAGGTCGATGGTTTCCTAAgtctttaatgttttattcactGATAAAAACTTCAAAAAACTTTTGTacttcactctggataagaacgTTGTgccaaaagctgtaaatgtaaatgttaatgtaaatgaaaaatcaCTCTTACTCTTTGTGTGTAGACTATGTTCTTTCTTCTGCTGTGTCAGTCTATTGGCAGACAGGCTTTACCTCACCACAGACCTTAAGTTTCCATTTCCACAGAATGTTCGTCTGGGAGGGGACAGAACACACGATATAAAGGCAGTGTTGGTAGGATGACAGACACCGTTCACCTGACGAACCATTCACCTGAAGGACCATTCACCTGGCCGCCTGATCCACACTCTGAAAAATGGCAAATGCAAATCCAGAGCAACCTGAAGAGGTACgatctaaaatataaaaacaaatcacaaccaatttaacttatttatgttacaatgttaatgttaatatgctattaaatgtttatactgttttatatatactataGATACTATATAATAGCCATTCATGTTACATTCCACATactgttataatataatatataatatatataacatttatatattatatattatattatattatatataatataatatataatatataaatgttatatgaaatcacaattgaaaaaaaaatttttatgtgcataaattatttttatagtgAATGTTGTATATCTTTGTAGTTTACCATCCAACAAAGAAAGAATCCACGTGGAAAAAGGGAGAACTACATCACAGGGCAGCATGTGAGTttagagagactgagagagcaAATGCAGATAGTGATCCCGCAGGATCCCATGATGACATACATAATGAAGGAGATCCCACCCTACCCAACTCCAGTTGTATTTTGGGTTTCAGATGTAGCCCATGTTACTGCAGAGACAGGATTCAGGGGGATAATGGAGTCTGGGCAGTTCAGACCTCCTAATAGTGAGTTCTCATGGTGGGGCTTAAAAATTAATGAAGAGGAGATAAGAGCAGCAGAGACAATGTACATAGAGACTAATTTCCCAAATGAAGCACTAGAGCTGAATGAACAGAAGCCGTTCCTGGAGAATTTCACCACATCACCTGTCTTCAAACTAGAGAAATCCCGCTACGGCAATTATCGCTTCACTTTTCCTCTCACTGATCTGATGCAGTGGTATAAAGAACAGAACTGTGGAGGAGAAGAGCCGGTTCTCAGGGTATACAAGACCATCACCTACAAACAGAAAATTGTGTACGCTGTGCTGATTCACAGTCCTGAGGATAACAAGCGTTTTGGAGAATATCCTCTTCTTGAAGCGAGTGAGTGGGTTCGTTATCAGGATGGAAAGATCATCTGGAAAGCACAAGCCATTTGTGAAACCCACTGGTATAAATTTGTTTCAGGAAACGGACAAAAGCTGAAATCTCATGAATTTTATGTCTGGGATCAGGTTAGTTTACTCTTTCACCTACCAAATCCTAAAGCCCTGAAAGTCCCCAGAAAAGGACTTATAGAAGCTCTCGAGGCCTGTAAACTTGATGAGATAGATCTCTCAAAGTACAACGGTCCTAAAAGCAAAGAGGAACGCTACATAGAAGCAAAGGAGGAAGTGAATAAATTGAAATGAGAAttgaaagaggagaagaaagaagaaaaggaagaagaacaagaggatgaagatgaagcaAGACCGTGAAATATATTCATAGGTGATATTTTGTAGTAACTGGTCATGCTACAATACAAAATGTTCATATCTAACctagaaatgttttaattattacacttttttaatgcttctaatcattttaattcttaaaaatgagaatcttttaaaaataatctcaTGATTTTTAATTTCTCTGATTCTTATTCTTGATGTTATCTTTTTGTTGATGATGTAATCTATGTTAATCAAagcaggagaaaaataaaaaagttattttagatCATAACAGTCTCATTGaattcattttgttattttattaagttaAAAAACATAGTTTAAAATCACTATGTACTTCACGTAGTCAAATTTGCCATTGGTGTAGGAGCACTGCATGTTTTGAGGGGTGTTTGTATATGTCTGCGACATAGAATCCTAATCCAAATCTAACAGCAGTGTAATTAGATTGATTAAAGGTGTTGAATCTATGAAAAACAATATAATCTTGTAGAAATAGAATTGTTTTAGAGCACGTTATAAGTTTGATTGAGATCAGCACAGTGAAAAATCTAACACGATTATCCCAAAAACCCAACGATTCATCAGCTAAAATGGCTCATCAGTTTAAATTAACATGTCAATCTTGTGTCTCACTGAATATCCTGATCACACAGTAATTTCAGATACATTTGACAAATCTCTATAGACAAAAATCCTTTCTTTTATCAGTAGaccattaaatatgttttacatCACTGCAAATTACTCAAATTTATGCAGTAAAACAGGCAAGAATCCCAGCAGACTGTTGAGAATATAGCAGTGATGGCAGATATGTATACTAATTGTAgtataaaacaaacatacttTATTGGaaactttaaaacacacaacacagataaacagtagcaaataaaacaaaacaaagaaaagtacAAGGGCAAACAGGAACAATGACATGGAACAGGTCTTGACACatcgccctctggtggtctgttAGGGAAATTCCTGGCACTTTGTCTCTTCCTACTGTTCATTACAGATCCTGcataaagaaggaaaaaatttactattattattattattattattattattattattattattattattattaaatacattgtGTGCTATTACTTCAAGTAATTATCCCATATTACTAAGGAAGTACTAtcagctttattatatttagtTGATGTGATCAAAGCTAGGAAATACAACCTGTGAAGAAACTGACGAAAGGCCAAAGCTCAGTGTAGGTCATCAGGTATTAATCTGACAATGGACTTTTAGACTGGGTTTTTAGTTAGTTTGTATCTCTACCTTTTTGCTGGCTTCATGTAAGCAATTTAGCTGAACTATTAATAGTGGATTtagcaaaattaataaattattttgatgttttttattctttccttttGTCCATTTCCTGGTTAATGAACATGCAGGGATTCATGCAGGGTTTTCATgcaagaaagaaagtgaagaaaggcttacgataagccaagaagtaggacccgtgttaatttACTGAAAGATCaactttccagtgctggagagaactgaaggagcaggaagttggccacatattcacagattggagtttcctgagtcaataactcctgatctaaatgctgttactacacaaataacacctcttttctatcgtagtaatgtagagaggcagctacattactacgatagtaCTACTAcggtagtaacagcgtttagctcaggagttattgattcGGGAAACTCCaaactgtgaatatgtggccaactttacttgatgccgaggcgcttttttccttctcgataggtgagtaacgttggttttgctttgttacacaaaactaatatatgctgtcctttgcatgattatgcttgtgtgtcatttttgcttgtttgtttatcttcaaccgtattgttcttcccttcagctatgataaagacacatttctttccattagttgcctgggttatgtatgcatgtgtgggcggagctatcaatacaggggtgggacccatttgggttagaggcatgtttgttttggtgattttatatgtcaacattggctttcaaacaacggagaccctgcATTTAACATGAAGAAGTTCTCATACACCTACTGCTGTGCTCcatccactggcttctggtagctgcgtGTCCGAGCAGTTGGCTATCTTAAAAGAACCGGTAAACATCTACCTTTTCCTGAAACACAAATGATTTTCCctgttttttatgtatataaagaaaaagtgCTCCCATCAGAGTTCTAGTCTGTAATGCAGGGctatcaagtgtcacgcattgagtgTGACAGTCACTCATGTTGGTcttttcacactctctcccaccacacatcgtatttctcacacagaaaaactttttgactatttatcatatatttaatatgcctcAGCGCtgaaaatgtatctgtccgcatgctgtctctatggaaccaggcaggaatcaagcgcgtctcagttcttagtcgagcctgacacatcagccaatcaaataaaagaggctacacaatagccaatcagaaaatagcgctatctgggtaagatttaatgcaacaacaaatgaaaaattagagagggtatttttgatggttgttttgaacaaaacctcaacacgaaacagcttgtctctggacgggacattgtcctcaatcatgaccctaaaatgtctgggcttgagctgaactgttttaaatgggagcaacattacaaatgataaaagaGTCCAAAAAAGCAACAatcacttacaataaacaacaccagtcataatctctctctctctctctctctctctccctctctctctctctctctctctctcacacacacacacacacacacacacacagacacacagacacacacacacacacacaaattaagaaatggaaattaaacaaatactttggaTTTGGACAAATGGTTAAATTGCGGatagtgatccttaccaaacacaactccccgttgttgttcttgttgttcttgttgttgttttgttttgttttttaattaattaatttatttatttatttatttatttatttatttatttatctatttttttatttaggggGGGTGGAGATGTCAAGTTTGCCTGTCATCAAAACTTGATAGCCCTGGTAATGTATTATTCGTTGTTAGAGACTTCAAAAAAGgtttgtacgtcactctggataagaacaTTTGCCaaattccataaatgtaaatataaatgtaaatataaatgtaaatgtaaatgaaactgACTCTTTGTGTGTAGATTATGTCATTTCTTCTACTGTGTTTGTCTATTAGCAGGCAAGCTTTACCTCACCACAGTCCTTAAGTTTCCATTTCCACAGAATGTTTGTCTGTGAGGggacagaacacacaacatactgtaaaggTAGTGTTGGTAGGATgacataattataataaatttgtTTCCTATAAGTTTCTATTTACAGTAAAAGGTGTATTTACAATAAAGATGCACTGATACAATTTACTGCtaaaatacaacactgtatatatttactgaCATTGTTTTAAAAAGTCCTGTAAGTTTcgtgtttttctttaaatataatttccaaaaaaacaaggaaatagCATAAGCTCTAAGATTGAAGAAAAAATCTGTTCTTCAACAAATgtgagaaataatgtatatccATTCATGTATTGTTCAGACCACTGCTGGGTCACCGGGAACCTGGAACCTAACCCATGGCAGTCTGCCAGTCTATGGCAGCACggcggcttcaatcatggggttcccaagttgagttagcggaggcggagcaagagacgggtgttcccctttctcttgccctctcccctgactccgatcGCTCGGTTTCGCGTTCGGGAGCTTGCGCTGCGgtttctcccaacccggaagaaAGCATACTGCTTTCCGCGTCCGGCTCTGAGGAACTCGATGTCGAAAgggaggggctttccacctcagaacggccgacgcaatcagtcgcgttcgaggagctcctcgaggtaataactcgggctgttgagaagctgaatttagTTTGGCCTGAGGAGGTAGATGGTGTCACCCATTCTAAGCTGGACGACGGTTTTCTCACTTCAGGCCGTCAGCCACCTGCATGCAGGcgtctgccatttcttccaTACTGAGGTAttgaggtcttggaaaaatcccttttcggcgcgtgtattttctccagccatgtcagactattcagccattatggggcttgaagaccatgggtatagaacgatgccgagggttgaagagacgctgGCCAGTTATATCTCCCCTGCACCGCCcgcatggagaaaacctgcccttccatccaagccatgtaggattgccattgtgggtaaggcctatgaggcagcgggtcaagcgggtgcagcactgcacaccatggcggtcttgcaggcctaccaggctgatctgctagcagagctggatggcggtgaagggctgggaccttaggcggtgtccgagctctgccgcgccactgatctcgcgctccgtgccacgaagcagacggcccgctctataggccgtactatggctgcgctggttgccacggagaggcacttgtggcttaatttgacgggcataagggagaaggataagtcctttctcctggacgccccagtttcacctcagggcgtgttcggcgacgcagttagtactgtcgtcgacaggcatcaggaggtgaaaatgccagtcagcggcgttcaaggagtttctccctcgccgcggggagcagcctgggccatcatctagCCGCCCCCCCTcttctagctcactcagggcagtgagaAGAGCTAGTGTGGCAGCCCGTGCCCCCCCGTCTAAAACCAGGGAGGCCGGTTCACATGCCTGGGCCCATACCCGTCCGGTGAGAGAGGACCTTAGGTCTGTTATCTCAGCCAAGCGGGCCACGAAGGAGTCTTGATGCCCGAGGGCAGGGGCTCCTGGGAGCACCCTATTCAGAGACGCTCCCCCTACTGCCAGCCCCGCCGCCTTTGTCGTTTCGGGGGGCAGTGGGGCCTGGGTcggctcccctttcttgtgcgGATCTTCCCAGGTTCGCGCCTGCcggtgcgctgtttcagggcgCACGGGAGGTCTGCACAAGTTTGACACCACTGTctggcagcgtggaaacttctgccaggggtgtctcagtgggtcctgaatactgtagaaagggggtacaggatccagttttcctaCCGTCCTCTGTGTtttcagggtgtgttgcccacaatGTGGGCGGGCACCAGGCGGTGTTACTCCGGGAggaactcctctcacttctggagaaaggggccatagagcatgttcccctcccagagcgggactccggcttttacagccgatattttgttgttcccaagaaggacggggggctgcgtccgattctggacctgcgggctctgaactgtactctgaagacttacaagttcaagaagCTCACGCTGAAGATGattgtgtcccagatcagatctggtttgtcacgatcgacctcaaggatgcttatttccacataagcattctgccggagcacaggaagttcctcaggtttgctttcgggggcgaaacgtaccagtatcgtgtccttccttttggccttgccctttcaccacgcacgttcacgaagtgcatggatgcttccctggcaccattgcgtctccagggcatccgtgtactgaactacctggacgactggctcattctggcccagtcggaggctatggcagccaggcatcaagatgctgtgcttgcccacatgaggtccttaggactcaggctgaacccaggaaagtgtgtgctttctccttctcagagaaccacctttctgggggtggtttgggactccaccacgatgcgggcacatctgtctcccactcgggtggcctccatcttgtcagcggtgaaagctattcggctaggctGCAGCGCCTCTCTTGCCGAGacacagagggtgctcggcctcatgtcagaagcagccaacgttattcctttgggtctgcttcacatgaggccattcaagctctggctcaagggggcgggctttcatcctcgcaggcaTCCCTTCAGGGTTATACAGGTTACGAgccgtgggcttcgtaccctccttatgtggaaagaccccggttcttggccttgggtcccattctaggggcgtgtcactgtcgcaggactctttcgacggacgCCTCGCTCTCGGGCTGGGGCGCAGCCTTAGATGGCCACCCGGCCCAAGGTCTATGGGAGGAcccctgtctctcatggcacataaattgcctggagatgagggctgtgtttctagcgttgcaacactttctcccgcACCTCGAGGGCTGGCATGTcctagtgcaaacagacagcaccgcggtggtgtcctatatcaaccatcagggcggtctgcgttcacgccccctgttcaggttggcgtggcagattctgctctgggcagagacccgATTTCTTTCACTAAGAGCTTTTTTTATCCCAGGGCGTGTAAATCGgtaggcagacttcctgtcgaggcaggtgctgaggcccggggagtggtGTCTTCACCCTCAC is part of the Tachysurus fulvidraco isolate hzauxx_2018 chromosome 12, HZAU_PFXX_2.0, whole genome shotgun sequence genome and encodes:
- the LOC113640507 gene encoding uncharacterized protein LOC113640507, which translates into the protein MANANPEQPEEFTIQQRKNPRGKRENYITGQHVSLERLREQMQIVIPQDPMMTYIMKEIPPYPTPVVFWVSDVAHVTAETGFRGIMESGQFRPPNSEFSWWGLKINEEEIRAAETMYIETNFPNEALELNEQKPFLENFTTSPVFKLEKSRYGNYRFTFPLTDLMQWYKEQNCGGEEPVLRVYKTITYKQKIVYAVLIHSPEDNKRFGEYPLLEASEWVRYQDGKIIWKAQAICETHWYKFVSGNGQKLKSHEFYVWDQVSLLFHLPNPKALKVPRKGLIEALEACKLDEIDLSKYNGPKSKEERYIEAKEEVNKLK